One segment of Elusimicrobiota bacterium DNA contains the following:
- the thrS gene encoding threonine--tRNA ligase: MSPDAKTSTAPTETPADLHALRHSCAHVMAQAVVALWPGTKLGIGPAIEHGFYYDFESEHHFVPEDLPVIEERMRAIVKERQRFVRTEHPRAEALSDFGSKGEKLKVELIEDLPAGETISYYTNGDFTDLCRGPHVDNTGKIRHFKLMSIAGAYWRGDEKRPMLQRIYGLAFKTKEELDAHLVQIEESAKRDHRKLGKELRIFTFDDEVGPGLPLWLPNGGVLIEQLETFAKETEAAAGYLRVKTPHIAKEAIYLRSGHLPYYKDSMFPPMELDGVKYCLKPMNCPHHHKIYGSELRSYRDLPVRLAEYGTCYRYEQSGELFGLMRVRSMQMNDAHIYCTLEQFEEEFLAVCRMYLEYFRVFGIEKYVMRFSTHAAEGLGKKYVDQPELWLKTEELVERALINGKINYVRVPNEAAFYGPKMDVQVWSAIGKEFTLATNQVDFAVPARFDLSYKNREGRSETPLCIHRAPLGTHERFIGFLIEHYAGRFPLWLAPTQLKILTLTENEAPAARALAARLRAAGLRVALDESNEKLGHKVRESSMEKVPYMAVLGPRDAAADSVMLRLLDGKQGAVSYDALAEKLVREVREKHPAPTLP, from the coding sequence GTGAGCCCAGACGCGAAGACCTCCACCGCTCCCACCGAGACCCCCGCCGACCTCCACGCGCTCCGACACTCCTGCGCCCACGTCATGGCCCAGGCCGTCGTCGCGCTCTGGCCCGGGACGAAGCTCGGCATCGGTCCCGCCATCGAGCACGGCTTCTACTACGACTTCGAGAGCGAGCACCACTTCGTCCCCGAGGACCTCCCCGTCATCGAGGAGCGCATGCGCGCCATCGTCAAGGAGCGCCAGCGCTTCGTGCGCACCGAGCACCCCCGCGCCGAGGCGCTCAGCGACTTCGGCTCGAAGGGGGAGAAGCTCAAGGTCGAGCTCATCGAGGACCTCCCCGCCGGCGAGACCATCAGCTACTACACCAACGGGGACTTCACCGACCTCTGCCGAGGACCCCACGTGGACAACACGGGGAAGATCCGCCACTTCAAGCTCATGTCCATCGCCGGCGCGTACTGGCGCGGCGACGAGAAGCGGCCGATGCTCCAGCGCATCTACGGGCTCGCCTTCAAGACCAAGGAGGAGCTCGACGCCCACCTCGTGCAGATCGAGGAGTCCGCCAAGCGCGACCACCGCAAGCTCGGCAAGGAGCTGCGCATCTTCACCTTCGACGACGAGGTCGGCCCGGGCCTGCCGCTCTGGCTGCCCAACGGCGGAGTCCTCATCGAGCAGCTCGAGACCTTCGCCAAGGAGACCGAGGCGGCCGCCGGCTACCTGCGGGTGAAGACCCCGCACATCGCCAAGGAAGCCATCTACCTGCGCAGCGGGCACCTGCCCTACTACAAGGACAGCATGTTCCCGCCCATGGAGCTCGACGGCGTGAAGTACTGCCTCAAGCCCATGAACTGCCCGCACCACCACAAGATCTACGGCTCCGAGCTGCGCTCCTACCGCGACCTGCCCGTGCGCCTGGCCGAGTACGGCACCTGCTACCGCTACGAGCAGTCCGGCGAGCTCTTCGGCCTCATGCGCGTGCGCTCCATGCAGATGAACGACGCGCACATCTACTGCACCCTCGAGCAGTTCGAGGAGGAGTTCCTCGCGGTCTGCCGCATGTACCTCGAGTACTTCCGCGTCTTCGGCATCGAGAAGTACGTCATGCGCTTCAGCACCCACGCCGCCGAGGGCCTCGGCAAGAAGTACGTGGACCAGCCCGAACTCTGGCTCAAGACCGAGGAGCTCGTCGAGCGCGCCCTCATCAACGGCAAGATCAACTACGTCCGCGTCCCCAACGAGGCCGCCTTCTACGGCCCCAAGATGGACGTCCAGGTCTGGAGCGCCATCGGCAAGGAGTTCACCCTCGCCACCAACCAGGTGGACTTCGCCGTCCCCGCCCGCTTCGACCTCTCCTACAAGAACCGCGAGGGCAGGTCGGAGACCCCGCTCTGCATCCACCGCGCCCCGCTCGGGACCCACGAGCGCTTCATCGGCTTCCTCATCGAGCACTACGCCGGCCGCTTCCCGCTCTGGCTCGCCCCGACCCAGCTCAAGATCCTGACCCTCACGGAGAACGAGGCCCCCGCCGCCCGGGCCCTCGCCGCGCGCCTGCGCGCGGCCGGCCTGCGCGTCGCGCTCGACGAGAGCAACGAGAAGCTGGGGCACAAGGTCCGGGAGTCCTCGATGGAGAAGGTCCCGTACATGGCGGTGCTCGGGCCGCGCGACGCGGCCGCGGACTCCGTGATGCTCCGTCTGCTCGACGGCAAGCAGGGCGCCGTTTCCTACGACGCCCTCGCCGAAAAACTCGTCCGAGAGGTCCGGGAGAAGCACCCGGCCCCCACCCTCCCATGA